A stretch of the Flavobacterium aquiphilum genome encodes the following:
- a CDS encoding DUF4091 domain-containing protein produces the protein MKKNSLYRSFFVLFTLFTFFCTEAQTEGYYSKQWGTLKNETNVSFANSNIHYSNNRVPEITKQNSFTANAWRGEKIHTQILLWSKTNIDKVSFKISDLINSKGDKIDSKKITASFMKYVWTDGYFGNGCSPRNNSKLDSTLVADLIDTVSTVPMKARTVQPIWLNIEVPQTTATGIYNGKIEINAGKIFTLNVSVRVLNHVLPLASQWKFDLDLWQYPVSIAKKHNTPLWSNEHFEQMKPYYKMLALASQKVVTISMIDGGNQSKEDSPGMIKWTKKANGSWSYDYSLFDKYVSFVMSCGITKRINCFTMVPWNMEFTYYDEASGKNVSFVTTTSSAEYKDFWEGMLKDFTKHLKEKNWFQITSIAMDERKLPDMLAVIKIIKEVDPQWKIALAGSYHPELIELVDDYSIFKASSFTNKDLKYRNSKQLVSTFYTSCEGEKPNMFTFSSPAESVWMGWYAASKGFSGYLRWAYNLWNKNPMEDSRGVFPAGDFFQIYPGPRSSVRFEKLIEGIQDFEKIRILRKEYSDKNNSSKLKELNEALERFDIELLDSKSADEIIISAKKILEKY, from the coding sequence ATGAAAAAAAACAGTCTTTACAGATCATTCTTTGTGTTATTTACACTCTTTACTTTTTTCTGTACCGAAGCCCAAACCGAAGGATACTATTCAAAACAATGGGGGACACTTAAAAACGAAACCAATGTTTCCTTTGCAAATAGTAATATTCATTATTCAAATAATAGAGTACCAGAAATAACGAAGCAAAATAGTTTTACTGCTAACGCATGGAGAGGAGAAAAAATTCATACGCAAATTTTATTATGGTCTAAAACTAATATTGACAAGGTGTCCTTTAAAATTTCTGATTTAATAAATTCAAAAGGAGATAAAATTGACTCAAAAAAAATAACGGCTTCGTTTATGAAATACGTTTGGACGGATGGGTATTTTGGAAATGGTTGTAGCCCTAGAAATAATTCAAAGTTAGACTCCACTCTTGTTGCAGATTTAATAGATACAGTTTCAACAGTTCCGATGAAAGCAAGAACAGTTCAACCAATTTGGTTAAATATCGAAGTGCCGCAAACGACAGCAACTGGAATTTATAATGGAAAAATTGAAATTAATGCAGGAAAAATATTTACACTAAATGTATCAGTCCGTGTTTTAAATCATGTTTTGCCATTAGCATCACAATGGAAATTTGATTTAGATTTATGGCAATATCCGGTTTCTATTGCCAAAAAACATAATACTCCTTTGTGGAGTAACGAACATTTTGAGCAGATGAAACCCTATTATAAAATGTTGGCATTAGCAAGCCAAAAAGTAGTTACCATCAGTATGATTGATGGAGGAAATCAAAGCAAAGAAGATTCACCTGGAATGATTAAATGGACAAAAAAAGCAAATGGTTCTTGGAGTTATGATTACAGTTTATTCGACAAGTATGTTTCTTTTGTAATGAGTTGTGGGATTACAAAGCGCATAAATTGTTTTACAATGGTTCCTTGGAATATGGAATTTACTTACTATGATGAGGCTTCAGGGAAAAATGTTTCATTTGTTACAACTACAAGTTCTGCTGAGTACAAAGATTTCTGGGAAGGAATGCTTAAAGATTTTACCAAGCATCTAAAAGAGAAAAACTGGTTCCAAATTACCAGCATTGCGATGGATGAAAGAAAGTTACCAGATATGCTCGCAGTCATAAAAATAATTAAGGAAGTTGACCCACAATGGAAGATTGCGCTAGCAGGAAGTTACCATCCAGAATTAATTGAATTGGTAGATGATTATTCAATTTTTAAAGCCAGTAGTTTTACCAATAAAGATTTGAAGTATCGAAATTCGAAACAATTGGTTTCAACTTTTTATACTTCCTGTGAAGGAGAAAAACCTAATATGTTTACTTTTTCTTCGCCTGCCGAATCGGTTTGGATGGGATGGTATGCTGCTTCTAAAGGCTTTTCGGGTTACTTACGCTGGGCTTATAATCTTTGGAACAAAAATCCTATGGAAGACTCACGCGGTGTTTTCCCCGCTGGTGATTTTTTTCAAATATACCCAGGCCCAAGAAGTTCTGTTCGATTTGAGAAGCTAATAGAAGGAATTCAGGATTTTGAAAAAATAAGGATTCTAAGAAAAGAATATAGTGATAAAAATAATTCCAGCAAATTAAAAGAATTGAATGAAGCTTTAGAAAGATTTGACATAGAACTTTTAGATAGTAAATCAGCAGATGAAATAATAATTTCAGCAAAGAAAATTTTAGAAAAATATTAA
- a CDS encoding DEAD/DEAH box helicase, translating to MASPTPLDVIQLFKSVFRGREDVFAVRWEKGGKKGYMPAYFYDPYRYRIHKINGGTFQNYTDKEYLILTEREIEKHLNGEQHIGIYPLLKENTSWFIVADFDKVQWVEDCKKFIIACNKMGIPAYLERSRSGKGGHVWIFFEKPYPAIKSRKIFISILEQTGVFSLFDKSTSFDRMFPNQDFLSGKGFGNLIALPLYKKAYEQGNSCFIDMESLEPIPNQWDFIKNIQRISEIKLDELHQIYNTQENTPSPLIPKSNNEKLTIRLANDVIINRFAISLPLINFLKEELNFLNAEFLVKKKIGKNTFGTERYFKLVEETENEVIIPRGFIGKIIRFCREHKIEYDFKDEREKLKEVSFLFSAQLLAHQQIVIDAIEKKDLGIVVAPPGSGKTIVGLKIIAEKKQPALIITHRKQIADQWIERIETFLGIPKSEIGKIGQGKTKIGKQITVAMIQSLSKELEKPDGRKILNAFGTIILDECHHIPAETFRNTISKLQTFYLYGLTATPFRKYNDGKLIFIHLGEVIAEIKTSEISTSKRPKIVIRNTELDVPFNSKTDKFETLSKILIHDSTRNKSVLQDVIIELKSDKKVVIITERKEHIDSLNQYLKQSYEVITLSGEDSENNKISKWKSLKEGNYQVLITTGQFFGEGTDLQTANCLFLVYPFSFEGKLIQYIGRVQRSEIVPTIYDYRDIKIDYLNKMFLKRNTYYRKIDRLATLFDEPEEEITVSKDSFVIDKRVKIPFENLEFRYGSFAFKYNITEINTELEFDIENLEIRPEFEVLKDYFSKALKIKTISISIYAEFENGKVISQLAESNDLTKITSELIESVKFKFITKTFLSKPNLVNQENLLNIQQLQNQNNFNLYDSGDELLNDFLKNQNYKHQTHLQYLAKHHERTVLKIRFVLNPFSFVFLLAGKKGFHIVLETLNTEEATYVWHFDKDRQFIPDILKQIDNYLNIIRNNGRQAFIENPPNNFSKVLHDYSTDKKGFIIWKNLIEERLT from the coding sequence ATGGCTTCACCAACACCATTAGATGTAATTCAACTATTCAAATCCGTTTTTAGAGGAAGAGAAGATGTGTTTGCGGTTCGTTGGGAAAAAGGAGGCAAAAAAGGCTATATGCCAGCATATTTTTATGACCCATATCGGTATCGAATTCATAAAATAAATGGAGGTACTTTTCAAAATTACACAGATAAAGAATATTTAATTCTAACTGAAAGGGAAATTGAGAAACACCTTAATGGAGAACAACATATTGGTATTTATCCTTTACTCAAAGAAAATACATCTTGGTTTATTGTTGCCGATTTTGATAAAGTCCAATGGGTTGAGGACTGCAAAAAGTTTATAATTGCTTGTAATAAAATGGGGATTCCTGCTTATTTGGAACGTTCACGTTCGGGTAAAGGCGGTCATGTTTGGATATTTTTTGAAAAACCTTATCCAGCGATAAAAAGCAGAAAGATTTTCATCTCAATTTTAGAGCAAACAGGAGTCTTTTCTTTATTTGACAAGAGCACCAGTTTTGACAGAATGTTTCCCAATCAGGATTTTTTGTCCGGAAAAGGATTTGGAAATTTGATAGCACTTCCTTTATATAAAAAAGCCTATGAACAAGGAAACAGTTGTTTTATTGATATGGAAAGTCTAGAACCAATTCCGAATCAATGGGATTTTATAAAGAATATTCAAAGAATTTCGGAAATAAAACTTGATGAACTGCATCAGATTTACAACACACAAGAAAACACACCAAGTCCACTTATTCCCAAATCGAATAATGAGAAGCTAACCATAAGGTTGGCAAATGACGTGATAATTAATCGCTTTGCCATTTCTCTTCCATTGATCAACTTTCTAAAAGAAGAATTAAATTTTCTGAATGCAGAATTTTTAGTCAAAAAAAAGATTGGGAAAAATACTTTTGGAACCGAACGATATTTCAAACTAGTTGAAGAAACAGAAAACGAAGTAATTATTCCAAGAGGCTTTATTGGAAAAATAATTCGTTTTTGCAGAGAACATAAAATTGAATATGATTTCAAGGATGAAAGGGAAAAATTAAAAGAGGTATCTTTTTTATTCAGCGCACAACTCCTAGCACATCAGCAAATAGTGATTGACGCGATTGAAAAAAAAGATTTAGGAATTGTTGTTGCTCCGCCGGGTTCAGGAAAAACTATTGTTGGGCTAAAAATTATTGCGGAGAAAAAACAACCTGCATTAATCATCACTCATCGCAAACAAATTGCCGACCAATGGATTGAAAGAATCGAAACTTTTCTTGGAATCCCCAAAAGTGAAATTGGAAAAATAGGTCAAGGCAAAACTAAAATCGGTAAGCAAATAACTGTTGCTATGATCCAAAGTCTATCAAAAGAATTGGAAAAACCTGATGGAAGAAAAATTTTGAATGCTTTTGGAACAATTATTTTAGACGAATGCCACCACATCCCGGCAGAAACATTCAGAAATACAATTTCAAAACTGCAAACCTTTTATTTATATGGATTAACGGCAACACCATTTCGAAAATACAATGACGGTAAATTGATTTTTATTCATTTGGGCGAAGTAATTGCCGAAATAAAAACAAGTGAAATAAGCACATCTAAAAGGCCAAAAATTGTTATTCGAAACACTGAACTTGATGTACCATTCAATTCCAAGACAGACAAATTTGAAACGCTATCAAAAATCCTGATTCACGATTCTACCCGAAATAAATCAGTTCTTCAAGATGTGATTATTGAATTGAAATCTGACAAAAAAGTCGTTATTATTACAGAACGTAAAGAACATATTGACTCATTAAATCAATATTTAAAACAATCTTATGAAGTGATCACTTTAAGTGGAGAAGATTCTGAAAATAACAAAATCTCAAAATGGAAATCATTAAAGGAAGGGAATTATCAGGTATTAATCACCACTGGACAATTCTTTGGAGAAGGAACCGATTTACAAACTGCTAATTGTCTCTTTCTCGTTTATCCATTTTCTTTTGAGGGAAAATTGATTCAATACATCGGTAGAGTCCAACGATCGGAAATAGTTCCAACTATTTATGACTATCGAGATATCAAGATTGATTATTTAAACAAAATGTTTCTGAAGAGAAATACCTATTACAGAAAAATAGATAGACTTGCGACCTTATTTGATGAACCCGAAGAGGAAATTACTGTTTCAAAAGACTCTTTCGTTATTGATAAAAGAGTAAAAATTCCATTTGAAAACCTCGAATTCCGTTATGGTAGTTTTGCTTTTAAATACAATATTACCGAAATAAATACTGAACTTGAATTTGACATTGAAAATCTTGAAATCAGGCCGGAATTTGAAGTTTTGAAAGATTATTTCTCTAAAGCACTCAAAATTAAAACTATTTCAATTTCTATTTATGCTGAATTCGAGAATGGAAAAGTAATCTCACAATTAGCGGAATCCAATGATTTAACAAAGATAACTAGTGAACTGATTGAAAGTGTAAAATTTAAGTTTATTACAAAAACATTCTTAAGTAAACCAAATTTGGTTAATCAAGAAAACTTATTAAATATTCAGCAATTACAAAATCAAAATAATTTCAATTTGTATGATTCTGGAGATGAATTATTGAATGATTTTTTGAAGAATCAAAATTACAAACATCAAACGCATTTACAATATTTAGCCAAGCATCACGAGAGAACTGTTCTTAAAATCAGATTTGTTTTAAATCCATTTTCATTTGTTTTCCTTCTAGCAGGAAAAAAGGGATTTCATATTGTCTTAGAAACCTTAAATACAGAAGAAGCAACCTATGTTTGGCATTTTGACAAAGACAGGCAATTTATTCCTGACATATTAAAACAAATTGACAACTACCTAAATATCATTAGAAATAACGGCAGACAAGCTTTTATAGAAAATCCACCCAATAATTTCAGTAAGGTACTTCACGATTATTCCACGGATAAGAAAGGTTTTATCATTTGGAAAAATTTGATCGAAGAAAGGCTAACTTAA
- a CDS encoding DMT family transporter yields the protein MGTAYAVWTGIGAVGTVLVGIFLFIEPATFWRLFFLFTLIHQLLGLNLSRRIKRKPILIVSTQMENG from the coding sequence ATTGGTACGGCTTATGCAGTTTGGACCGGAATTGGAGCAGTTGGAACTGTTCTCGTTGGTATTTTTTTATTCATAGAACCAGCGACATTTTGGAGACTTTTTTTCTTGTTTACTTTAATTCATCAATTATTGGGTTTAAATTTGTCTCGGCGCATTAAACGAAAACCAATTTTAATAGTTTCAACTCAAATGGAAAATGGATAG
- a CDS encoding LytR/AlgR family response regulator transcription factor translates to MNTKIKCLLLDDELPGLTYLKMLCEQIPELEIVKAFNDPQKLLEEVPKFDFDLCISDIEMPGIDGLTLANLLQDKLVIFTTAYKNYAAEAFDIDAVDYVTKPVTKERLERAVAKALERFQKFDSSRKFIHLNTDKGKSLLYFEQIQYIKTAAVDSRDKEVYLADGSILILKNINFGSLLDQLPKADFCRVNKKEIIAIKAVQYFNHTEITLSLHEGKGKPTVLVLSETYKNDFLSKVKI, encoded by the coding sequence TTGAATACAAAAATCAAATGTTTACTGCTTGACGATGAATTGCCGGGTTTAACTTACCTGAAAATGCTTTGTGAGCAAATTCCAGAATTAGAAATCGTAAAAGCGTTCAATGATCCACAAAAATTATTGGAAGAGGTTCCCAAATTCGATTTTGATTTGTGCATTTCGGATATCGAAATGCCGGGAATTGACGGGTTGACTTTGGCTAATTTGCTACAGGATAAATTGGTTATTTTTACCACTGCCTACAAAAATTACGCTGCTGAGGCATTCGATATAGATGCCGTCGATTATGTCACCAAACCCGTGACCAAGGAGCGTTTGGAAAGGGCTGTCGCCAAAGCTTTGGAACGTTTCCAAAAATTTGACAGTTCGAGGAAATTTATCCACTTGAATACTGATAAAGGAAAGTCATTGCTGTATTTTGAGCAGATCCAATACATCAAAACAGCAGCTGTTGATAGCAGGGACAAGGAAGTTTATTTGGCTGACGGCAGTATTTTAATTCTTAAGAACATCAATTTTGGCTCTTTATTAGATCAGCTTCCAAAGGCTGATTTCTGCCGAGTGAACAAAAAAGAAATTATTGCGATAAAGGCGGTACAGTATTTTAACCACACTGAAATCACTCTCTCACTTCATGAGGGAAAAGGAAAGCCAACTGTATTGGTTTTGAGCGAAACCTACAAAAATGATTTTTTGTCGAAAGTGAAAATCTAA
- a CDS encoding Fic family protein, whose product MKKVGFTWLKEKLDIQGFKLTHESYIGTTDKTELSSTNSIVRTFKSKYDVNIDHPMSHLEFALKYDDFNLAFIKEIFTSVGHQTIVDYIKENPNRKYPRIIGYLYEFTGGKPIEVNVTATNYENILNVSRYITGDITKITKWKVNDNLLGQNKFCPIIRRTSELSGLLDWNIEEAIENLKHKYSPEIFKRASYYLYKKESKSSSEIEKEEPSQDRMEKFIALLEEAGQRTFEESLSETELVRLQNVIVDPRYADDGFRDFQNYVGQTMRDYTQKIHYVCPPPQYVKFLMQGILDLNKKNSSTNSIIKASMVSFGYVYIHPFEDGNGRIHRFLIHDILVRDGVVPNGTILPVSAQILAHMDEYDTTLELLSKLIERKVKYVLNDAGEMIVENASEIEALYRFPDLTNHTVFLARAIQATVNNDIPEELYFLQCYDELKGEIQNIVDMPDNKIDRMILFLHQNKGKLASRKRDFYKELSDDEIKQMEQAYYEVFQKRKHPNQ is encoded by the coding sequence ATGAAAAAAGTTGGATTCACATGGCTTAAGGAAAAACTAGATATCCAAGGGTTTAAATTGACCCATGAATCATATATAGGGACAACGGATAAAACCGAATTAAGTTCCACAAATTCGATTGTGCGAACATTCAAATCTAAATATGATGTAAATATTGATCACCCAATGAGTCATTTAGAATTTGCTCTGAAATATGATGATTTTAATCTCGCGTTCATCAAGGAAATTTTCACCTCTGTTGGCCATCAAACAATAGTTGACTACATCAAAGAAAATCCAAATAGAAAATATCCAAGAATCATTGGTTACTTGTATGAGTTTACCGGAGGAAAACCTATTGAAGTTAACGTTACTGCAACTAATTATGAGAATATATTGAATGTCTCGCGATATATAACAGGGGATATTACAAAAATAACTAAATGGAAAGTAAACGATAATCTTTTAGGACAAAACAAATTTTGTCCTATAATCAGAAGAACCTCTGAACTTAGTGGGTTACTCGATTGGAATATTGAAGAAGCAATTGAAAATTTAAAACACAAATACTCACCAGAAATTTTTAAACGAGCAAGCTATTATCTTTATAAAAAAGAATCAAAATCTTCCAGTGAAATAGAGAAAGAAGAACCTTCACAAGACAGAATGGAGAAATTCATTGCATTATTGGAAGAAGCAGGGCAAAGAACCTTTGAAGAATCATTATCTGAGACCGAATTGGTACGTTTACAAAACGTCATTGTCGATCCCAGATATGCAGACGACGGTTTTAGGGATTTTCAAAACTATGTTGGACAGACAATGAGAGACTATACACAGAAAATACATTACGTATGTCCACCACCGCAATATGTAAAATTTCTGATGCAAGGGATACTTGATTTAAATAAAAAAAACAGTTCGACCAACTCAATTATAAAAGCTTCAATGGTATCATTCGGATATGTATATATCCATCCGTTTGAAGATGGTAACGGAAGAATTCATCGTTTTCTTATTCATGATATTCTTGTACGCGATGGTGTTGTTCCTAATGGTACAATACTTCCTGTTTCTGCTCAAATCCTTGCCCATATGGATGAATACGATACTACTTTGGAGCTACTTTCTAAATTGATTGAACGAAAAGTAAAATATGTTCTTAATGATGCAGGAGAAATGATTGTTGAAAACGCATCAGAAATAGAAGCCCTATACCGATTTCCAGATTTAACTAATCATACCGTGTTTTTGGCAAGAGCAATACAAGCTACAGTTAATAACGATATTCCTGAAGAGCTGTATTTCCTTCAATGTTATGATGAACTCAAAGGCGAGATACAAAACATAGTTGATATGCCCGATAATAAAATTGACCGAATGATTTTGTTCCTCCATCAGAACAAAGGAAAATTAGCTAGTCGTAAACGCGATTTTTACAAGGAGTTAAGTGATGATGAAATCAAGCAAATGGAACAGGCTTATTATGAAGTATTCCAAAAGAGAAAACATCCAAATCAATGA
- a CDS encoding sensor histidine kinase → MDSTQGSNGVIYLLLAIILMLISVLCYLVYRLVQSGKAKKNVEEKFDLLEMKVNNLQLETLESKLNPHLFKNILNSIQSHAYQTYFALDKLANVLDYILYESQKKFVSPKEEIQFALNLIEINKIKVSPLFELKVKAKINEEEKLYEQNLLAPLISIDLIENAFKHADLQSADAFISILFEFKDNCFYLTVSNKISEKKALKKERSGIGATTLEQRLKIIYKNQFKLDKFVENDIFVAHLKINLLEYKNQMFTA, encoded by the coding sequence ATGGATAGTACTCAAGGAAGCAATGGCGTTATATATCTGCTGCTGGCAATAATTCTGATGTTGATTTCGGTGCTTTGCTATCTTGTTTACCGATTGGTTCAATCAGGGAAAGCAAAAAAGAATGTTGAGGAAAAATTTGATTTGCTTGAAATGAAAGTCAATAATCTGCAGTTGGAAACATTGGAGTCTAAACTCAACCCGCATCTTTTCAAAAACATCCTCAATTCGATTCAGTCACATGCTTACCAAACCTATTTTGCTTTGGATAAATTGGCCAATGTTTTGGATTATATTTTGTATGAAAGCCAAAAAAAGTTTGTTTCCCCAAAAGAAGAAATTCAGTTTGCCCTGAATTTGATCGAAATCAACAAAATCAAAGTGAGTCCGCTTTTTGAACTGAAAGTGAAGGCCAAGATTAATGAAGAGGAAAAATTGTATGAGCAGAATCTTTTGGCTCCTCTGATTTCGATTGATTTAATTGAAAATGCCTTTAAGCATGCCGATTTGCAAAGTGCCGATGCCTTTATTTCGATACTGTTTGAGTTTAAGGATAATTGTTTCTATTTGACGGTTTCCAATAAAATTTCTGAAAAAAAAGCCCTGAAAAAAGAAAGAAGCGGAATTGGTGCCACGACCTTGGAACAGCGATTGAAAATTATTTACAAAAATCAGTTCAAATTGGATAAATTTGTCGAAAACGACATATTTGTTGCGCATTTAAAAATCAATCTTCTTGAATACAAAAATCAAATGTTTACTGCTTGA
- a CDS encoding RagB/SusD family nutrient uptake outer membrane protein, with amino-acid sequence MKNSNIYKIVLGLLIVPILMISSCADLEEDLTGQPTADKFFNTITDFNSFLAGAYTPLIKLYGTDYPYVAGAGAEDVHTLVGRWKGLEQCNINSMGNPNEITDQLWNSHYSSISVCNTTLSLAGTSKLSTDQISPITGEAKFMRALNYFYLVRWFGEVPILTESNQIKASTEPQSSVSDIYKFIVSDLVDAELKLPSSQALKSRPTKWAAKALLSKVYLAMAGFPLNDTSKYTLARDKAKEVMDSGVYSLQTKFSDLWLWKNRLSNNEFIFTLYADVTTGTGSWVNRAVRPWDHGEGGWGDWESDKRFLAQFPVGERLNGTFYLTMIDGTNWQNTDYAQPYVGKLRDGGTNTGGYAGPPVADLADGFFSIIRYSDILLVYAEAANQADGAPSVAAYSAINSIRTRAGLSPISGLSKDSFDKAVLDERNMELAFENNRWFDLCRRHILKELMSVWYPNSVIDDHNYLLPKPTDQLAIMKGVKQNPGY; translated from the coding sequence ATGAAAAATTCTAATATATATAAAATCGTATTAGGCTTATTAATTGTGCCTATTCTAATGATAAGCAGTTGTGCGGATCTGGAAGAAGATCTTACAGGACAACCTACAGCGGATAAATTCTTTAATACGATAACCGATTTTAATAGTTTTCTCGCTGGAGCATATACTCCCCTAATTAAACTCTATGGTACAGATTATCCTTATGTTGCCGGAGCCGGAGCCGAAGACGTTCATACGTTAGTAGGCAGATGGAAAGGGCTTGAACAATGCAATATAAATTCGATGGGGAATCCAAACGAAATAACAGATCAATTGTGGAATTCTCATTATTCAAGTATTTCTGTTTGTAATACTACTTTAAGTTTGGCAGGGACTTCAAAACTATCTACCGATCAAATTTCGCCGATAACTGGTGAAGCAAAATTTATGAGAGCTTTAAATTATTTTTATTTAGTTAGATGGTTTGGTGAAGTGCCGATACTAACAGAATCAAATCAAATAAAGGCCTCAACAGAGCCGCAATCTTCGGTAAGTGATATTTATAAATTTATTGTATCGGATTTAGTAGATGCAGAATTAAAACTACCTTCAAGCCAAGCGCTTAAATCAAGGCCAACTAAATGGGCTGCCAAAGCACTTTTGTCAAAAGTCTATTTAGCTATGGCTGGATTTCCATTAAATGATACTTCAAAATATACATTAGCAAGAGACAAAGCTAAAGAAGTAATGGATTCTGGTGTTTATTCCTTGCAAACTAAATTTTCTGATTTGTGGCTTTGGAAAAACCGTTTATCAAATAATGAATTCATTTTTACTCTTTATGCCGATGTAACAACCGGAACAGGTAGTTGGGTTAATAGAGCAGTACGTCCATGGGATCATGGCGAAGGAGGCTGGGGTGATTGGGAAAGCGACAAACGTTTTCTTGCTCAATTTCCAGTTGGAGAACGTCTAAATGGAACCTTTTACTTAACAATGATAGATGGGACTAATTGGCAAAATACTGATTATGCTCAGCCTTATGTTGGAAAATTAAGAGATGGAGGAACAAATACCGGGGGCTATGCTGGTCCACCTGTTGCAGATCTTGCTGATGGATTTTTCTCTATTATTCGGTATTCAGATATTTTGCTAGTTTATGCAGAAGCAGCAAACCAAGCTGATGGAGCACCATCTGTTGCTGCTTATTCGGCCATTAATTCGATTAGAACCAGAGCAGGTTTGAGTCCAATTTCCGGTTTAAGTAAAGATAGTTTTGATAAAGCGGTACTTGATGAAAGAAACATGGAATTGGCTTTTGAAAATAATCGTTGGTTTGATTTGTGTCGCCGTCATATTTTGAAAGAACTTATGAGCGTTTGGTACCCAAATTCTGTTATTGATGATCACAATTATTTGTTGCCAAAACCAACGGATCAATTGGCTATAATGAAAGGTGTAAAACAAAATCCGGGATATTAA